The region TTCCACCTCCTCCAGGATGTCGTCCTCCGGGCGGCTGCGGAGGGGCCCGCGGATGGCCGGGATGGCGCAGAAGGCGCAGCCGTGCGAACACCCCTCGGAAATCTTCACGTACGCCAGGTGGGGCGGGGTCACCCTGAAACGGGGCGTCCGGCTCGTGGGGAGGTACCGGGGCCCCGCGGTCTCCACCGGGCGGCCGTCGAGCTGCCGGAGGATCCCGGCGATGCGGGGAAAGTCGTTGACCCCGACGAAGGCGTCCACCTCCGGCATCTCCGCGGAAAGCTCCCGGGGATATCGCTGGGCGAGGCAGCCCGCCATCACCACACGGAGGCCCGGCCGCTGCCCCTTGAGCCGGACCAGTTCCATGACGGCGTCCAGGGACTCTTCCTTCGCGGGCGCGATGAACCCGCACGTGTTCACGATCGCCGCGTCCGCTTCCTCCGGGGATGGGACCAGGGTGTCCCCCGACCGGAGCAGCGTCCCGGCCATGATCTCGCTGTCGACGGTGTTTTTGGGGCACCCCAGGCTGAGGAGATAGACCCGCATCAGCCGCGCCCCGCCCCGGAGTCCTCGGCGGGTTTTGAAGCGTAGAGCCCCGAGGTGAACCCCCCTCCCCAGGCGAGGTAGGCGGGCAGGGCCAGCAGGAGGACGGCCAGCCGGCAGCAGGCCCCCGCGCTTCGGTCCCGGGCGAGCCTCGGCAGGAGCCGGACCCAGCGTTGAAGGGAGACGAGGGGGATGAGGAAGGGGCACCATCGCAGCCACCCCCCCCGCATCCGGGGGTAGTGACGGCGAACCCGGCCGCTCCAGAACCCCAGCCGCCCGAAGTGCCGGAACACCACCCGGAAGTGGGTTCGGTTCAGGTGGAGGACACTCCACTCCGGGATGAACTCGATGTCGAAGCCCTTATCCCGGAGGCGAAGGCAGAACACGAGGTCCTCCGCCGAGAGGTAGGCGCCGGGGAAGCCGCCGCAGGCCAGGAAGGCCTCCCGGGGGACCAGGAGGAGGTACGACGGGGCGAACTGCCGCGCGCCCCGCGGGGTCAGGGGCGTGAACTGCGAGAACTCCACGTAGAATTGCAGGCTCCCGCGCAGGCTGCGGGGCGTGCCGTTCCGTACTGCCCCGGCGAAGACCTTCCCCCCGCCCTCCACGGTGAGCCGGCGGAGGGTCCCGCCCCACCCCTCGGCGGGGAGGCAGTCGGAGTCAATGAACAGCAGCCACGGGTGACGGGCCGCGGCCGCCCCGGCGTTCCGCGCCTCGCCCGGGTACATCCGCCGGGCCGACTCCAGCACCCGCACCGTGGGAAAGGCCTGCGAAACCCGGCGGGCCTCGCCGTCCCCGGAGCTGTCCGCCACGATGATCTCCGCGCCGGTCCCCGCCAGCTCCGATTCCAGCGCCTCGAGCAGCCCCCGAAGCGTCTCGTGGCTCCGGTAGCACGGGACGATGACGCTCACGCCGTGCGCGTCTCCGCTCCGCTCTGGGTTTTCCGGTGCAACTTTTTCCATTCTCTCCGCATCCTCCGTGAACGGGAAGCGTATTATAACCCCGCGGGCGGGAATTTCAACCGCCGGTTGTTTTCCGTTCGTATCCCTTGAAAAGACGTCCGCCCCGGGGTAAAATGGCAGGCTTGTCCGCGGGCCCCGCCGCGCGGGCGACATTTTCCGGAGTTCACACCCTCGACAGGAGGCAACATGAAAAGGTCGGTTCGTTGGACCCTGATGGTCGGGCTCATCCTCACTCTCTCCCTCGGCGTCCTCGCCCAGGGCGAAGCCGCGGCGACGCCGCAGGCCCCGCCCGCCGAGCAGGGGGCACCCAGAATAAAACTGGACCGTCTGATCCACGATTTCAAGGACGTCAAGCCGGCCCTCGAACTGAACACCGAGTTCACCCTTTCGAACACCGGCACCGCGCTCCTGGAGATCCGGGACGTCCGCACCACGTGCGGGTGCACCGTGCCCGCCCTCGCCAAGCGCATGCTGGGGCCCGGCGAGTCCACGACGATGACCGTCAAGCTCCGCCCCCCCAACACCGCCGGCCTCGTGGACAAGAAGATCAACATCACCACCAACGACCCCAACCTGCCGCAGGTCCAGCTCTCCCTCCTGGCGAACGTGGTGGTGGACGTGGTGGTGGAACCGCAGTTCGTCCGTTTCGACGGCGTCAGCCGCACGGAACCGGCCCAGATGGACGTGTGGCTGACCCCGAAAGTTTTTGAAAAGTTCCAGATCACCGAGCTCAAGTCGGAATCACCCTACGTTACCGTCACCCAGACGTCGGAGAACAGCCGGATCCACCTGGTGATCAAGCTGGACGCCCCTGCCGTGCCGCCCAGTTCCAGCGAGTTCATGAACACCCTGATCCACCTCAAGACGACGAGCGAGACCCACCCGGACATCCTGCTCCCCGTGAACATCCGCTTCACCCCCGAGTTCTCCGCCATTCCCCAGCGCCTGCAGGTGTACATGAAGGCGACCGACAAGGTGATCACCCGGGACATCATCGTCAAGCACGCGAACGAGAAGCCCTTCAACATCAGCGCGGTGCGCTCCAGCAACGCCTTCGTCAAGCCGGAGGTCACCAAGAACGACCAGGGGTCCAACGTCATTTCGGTCACCATCGAGGCCCAGCCCAACGTGCCCCTGATCCAGGGGATCGTGACGGTGGAGATGGCCGCCAAGACCATCGCCGTCCCGTTCCGGGTGAACGTGGATTCCGGTCAGGCCGTTCCTCCGGGCCCGCGGCCCCAACCCGTCGTTTCTCCCGCCCCGCCCCCCGCGCCGGGCAAATAGGAGTTCGTCCATGCACCGCTTCCTTCCCCTGCTGATCCTCTCGGTCGCGGCCGGCTTCACGGGAATCGCGCAACAGCCCGACCTTCCCGTCATGTTCGTGCACCGGGACGTGGTCACCCTCAAGGACATCCGCCCCAACAGCGTCGTTCCCTGCCGGTTCACCTTCTCCAACTTCGGCGGCAAGCCCCTGGTCATCGAAAAGGTCATGACCTCCTGCGGCTGCCTGTCGGCCGTGCTCTCCAAGGACACGCTCCAGCCCAAGGAGGAAGCCTTCCTCGACGTCGTCTACCGCGCGGAGTCGCGGCGCATCGTGACCTCCCACAAGATCACCCTGATCACCAACGACCCCACGCGGCAGGAGGCGCTCCTCACGCTCCAGGTGAACGTCGAGCCCGACCTGGAGTGGGAACCGAGCGTTTTCGAGCTGGACTGGCCGCCGAACGTCTCCTACACCGGCCAGATCACGCTGCGCTCGAGCCACGGCCCGCTGAACATCAAGCGGGTGGCGTCCGAGAAGGACTACCTGAAGGTGGAGGTGGCCCGGAAGGAAGGCAACACCGCCATCGTTCAGTTCACCGTCCCCACCGGCAAGGAGTACGTCTCCAGCAACTACGTCTTCATCGAAACCGACAGCAAGGACTTCCCCGTGGTCCAGGTCCTGGTCTACTTCAAGAAACCCCCCGAGTACCTCTTCGAGGGGGAGAAGGTCGATTTCGACCTCTTCGAGAACACCCCCCCGCCCGTCTACAAGGTGACCATGTCCCGCGCCGACGGCTCGAAGATCAAGATCGATTCCATCTGGTGCTCCCAGAAGGAGTTCCTGGTGAAGATCCTCAAGAACGACGCCAAGACCTGCGAATTCGAGATCACCATCGACAAGGGGATGCGGGCAGGGCCCTGCGACGGGTACCTCAACATCATGACCGACAAGGGGAAGGTCCATTTCGCCGTCCCCTGCAACATCCGCAAGCAGTAGCGCCGGCCCCTCCGAACGACCCGCGACTGCCGAATGGTCTCCCGCAAACCCCGAAAATCGGAACGACCCCGCCCCGGTGACCCCCGGTCACCGGGGGCGGGCCCGGACCACCCGAAACGCAGGGGGGTGGACGGCCTCTTCCTCCTGGTCCTCCTGGCCGGTTTCTGCCTGTTCCTCCCCAGCCTCCGGTACGACTTCGTCTTCGACGACCATCAACTCGTCACGGGAAACCCCGCCGTCAAGGAAATCAAGTGGGCGGCGCGGGACCTGGTCAAGATCGGTTACCGCCCGGTCCGGACCCTGAGCTACTCCCTGGACTACCTCGTGGCCGGCTTCAGCCCCTGGTTCTTCCACCTGAGCAACCTCCTCTGGCACCTCCTGGTGATGGGGATGGCCTGGCTCGTCCTGAAGGAGATCGTGGAGGACCGGTGGGTCGCCCGGGTGGCCATGCTTCTCTTCGCCGTCCACCCGGTGCACATCGACGCCGTGGCCTACGTCTCGGGACGCCGCGACCTCCTGTCGGCCTTCTTCACCCTGCTGGCCCTCTACGCCTACATCCGTTTCTATCGGGACCGGCGCGTCCGATGGTGGCCCCTCATCCTGGTGGCCTCGGCCCTGGCTTTCCTGTCCAAGGAGATGGGCATCGTCATCCCGCTCCTGATTTTCCTCTACGACTGGAGCCGCCGGGTCGCCGACACCCCGACCGACGGCCGATGGAAAGCCCTCAAGGCGGTCGGGGCCGCCCTGCGCCAGGGGTGGTGGTACTACGGCCTGCTGGCCGTCGGCGGGCTGTTTTTCGTCTGGAAGGTCCTCAGCGGGACGTACACGGGCCGGGTCGGCTGGTGGGGCGGGACGGTCGTCACCAACGCCCTGACCAGCGCCAAACTGCTGTGCAACGACGTGTTCCTCATGCTCTTCCCGTTCCGCCTCCGGGCCGACTACTCCTACGACGCCTTCCCCGTGGCGCGAACGCCCTTCGACCTCCTCGGCTGGCTGGCGGTCCTGGCGGTGATCGTCCTGGTGTGGCAGGCCTGGCGGGTCCTGGCCGGGGGCCGGTTCACCCCGGGGTTCTGGGGCCTGTGGTTCCTGGTGTCCCTGCTCCCGGTCCTCCACCTGGTCCCCCACCACGAGCTGTTCGCCGAGCACTACCTCTACCTCCCGTCCATCGGTTTGTGCGTCGCCGCCGCCTGGTACCTCCGGAAGGCCGCCCGGCGCGCCCCCGGGTGGGCGGGCGCCCTGGTGTGCGGTGTCACGGTGGCCTTCACCATCGCCACCCTGGCCCACATGGGGGTGTACGCCGACGAGGAGAGCCTGCGCCTGGACGTTCTCTCCAAGGCCCCCGCCTGCGTCCGGGCCAACCTCGCCATGGGCGACCGTCACTTCAACGAGGGGAAGAAGCTCTTCGAGGAGAACAACCCGTGGGGGGCCCGCCAGGCCTTCGAGAAGGCGGCGGAGTTCTACGAGCGCATCGCCGCCGTCCCCCCCGAGTACGTCCTCGAGGGTCTTCCCCCCGAGAAGATCGCCCGCCTCCGGAACCTCGGCACCGAGAGCGGGTACGAACGGGTCCACCGGGAGGTGATGTACCACGCCCGGGCCTTCATCAACCTGGGCAACATCCGGGAGTCGCTGGGCGACCGCGTGAAAGCCCGCGAGAACTACCTCCGCGCCCTGGACCTGGGGTCGCAGACCGACCTGATCTACAACCGCCTCGGCAGCCTCACGGCCGAGGAAGGGAAACTGGAGGAGGCCCTCGACTGGTTCCGGAAAGCCATGGCCCTCAAGCCGAACAACCCCGACCTCCTCACCAACATGGGGGTCGCCTTCTGCGGCCTCAAGCAGTGGGCCCAGGCGCGGCGCTACCTGGAGCGGGCCGTCGCCGTCGACCCCGGGTACGCCCTGGCACACTACTACTTCGCCATGGTCCTCGTCCAGACCGGGGAGACCCCGGGAAGGGCCATCTACCACCTCCGGCGAGCCCTCGACCTCAAGCTCGACCCGCGCGTGGCGCCCGACGCCCGGAAACTGCTGGAAACCCTCCGCGGAAAGGCGCCGAAACCCGCGCCCGCGGCCACGCCGGGCCCGTTGGCCACCCCCGCGCCCCCGCCCCCGTCCGCTCGCTGAGACCATGGAATTTCTCTTCACGGTCAAACTGGCGGGCCTCCCCCTCATCGAGGTGGCCGCTTTCGTCCTCGGGGTGGGCAACCTCTGGCTGATCGTACGGCAGAACATCTGGAACTGGCCCGTGGGCCTGGCCCTGGTGACCCTCTACTTCTGGATCTTCGGGTACCAGCGCATCTACGCCAGCATGGGCCTGCAGGTCTTTTTCTTCGCCCTGCAGATCTACGGCTGGTACCAGTGGCTCCACGGGGGCGCCGGCGGCGGGGCGCGGACCGTGACCCGGCTGGACGCGCGCCTGGCCCGGGTCCTGCTGGGGATCTCCGCCGCCGGGACGGCGGCCCTTGCCGTGCTGCTGGTCCACACCGCCGACCCGGCCCCGATCCCCGACAGCGCCGCCACGGTCCTCAGCCTCGCGGCCCAGTGGATGATGGCCCGGAAGATCCTGGAGCACTGGCTGGTCTGGATCGCGGTGGACGTCCTGACCATCGGCTTCAGTCTCTACACGGGCCTGTATCCCACCGCCGCCCTCTATACCGTCTTCCTGGTCCTCTGCGTCCGCGGCTTCGGCGAGTGGCGTCGGACCCTGCCGGCACCGGGACCGCCGACGCCCGCGATGGGTCCCGAAGGTCTCGGGCGGGAGCCGGGACGCTGAATCGCAGCGGGGGTTTCGCCCTGCACGCCACACTCCGCACGGCGAACCCGACCGGGACTGAGGCCAGGAAGACGACCCGACCCAGGCGGGAAAGCCTATTGGATTTATAACCCAACCCGAATGAGCCCGGTGAACCACGAAGTGCACGGAATCCGCAAACGGGATACCAGGGCCGGGGCATGATGTTCACGACGGCTGCGATTCGCCGAGTCGGGCCCTGAACCCCTTCCGCCTGACCGCTAAAAGCCTCTTTAAACCAAGAACCACACGAATGATTTCAGATCTTCGTACCTCTCGGCCGCATTCGAGGGCTGTCCGTTCTCCTTTGCGATCTTTGCGCCTTTGCGTGAACAGGATCCGGATTGATTCTCACCAAGACACGAGCTCGCAAAGGAAAATCGCGAAAGCGCCTGTTTGTGCGGCATGCCCCATCCGCGCCCTCTGCCGCGCCGGTTCAACTGGTCCTTCAGGTCCCTTTGTCCCTTCGCGCCTGTGCTTGATCTTCCGGAAGACGCGCGGGCGGCGTCAGGGCCGCGCCGCTCCGGCGGCCTGCGCGGGGCGGTCAAAGCGGCGCTCCGGCAGCCTGCGCGCCGCAGTCCACAGTGCAGGGGGAAGATCGGGGGTTGCGAGCTGACGTCACCAAGGGGGCCGCCGACCCCGGCTGTGACCGCGGTCCCGCTCGACTGCGATGGCGATGGCGAAGGCGACTGCATTTGCGACTGCGACTGCGATGGCGATACCGATACCTATGGGAATCCCTCCGAACCTACAGCCTACAGCCTGCAGCCTACAGCCTATCGCCTACAGCCTTCTTCCCGCAAAGACCTCCTTGCCTTTCCCCGATCCCGTGGTATCATTCCTTTTCTTCTGATCATTTCAACAGGAGGTCTGTATGGCAATCGTATTGGACGGCTCCGGCCTGAGCGTGGAGAAACTGGTTCGCATCGCCCGCCACGGCGAAAAGGTCGAACTGGCCCCCGAAGCCCTCGGGCGGATTCAGACCTGCCGGGCCATGCTGGAAGAGAAAGTCAAGGCTCACGAGATCATGTACGGCGTCAACACCGGCATCGGCGAGTTCTCCGAGGTGGTCCTCAACGACGAGCAGGTGCTGCAGTTCCAGAAGTACCTGATCTACAACCACGCCGCGGGAATCGGCGACCCGGCGCCCATCGAGTACGTGCGCGGCGCCATGGCGGGCCGGATCAACGTTCACGCCCACGGCCTGTCGGGGTGCCGCCCCGAGATCACCCAGACCTTTGTGGAGATGCTCAACAAGGGCGTCACGCCGGTGGTCTGCCAGAAGGGCTCGGTGGGGGCCTGCGGCGACCTCGCCCCCATGTCCCAGATCGCGCTGCTGCTCATGGGCGAGGGCGAAGCCTACTACCAGGGCGAGAAGCTCCCCGGGCTCGTCGCCATGCAGCGGGCGGGGATCCCGGTCCCCGGGCTCCAGGCGCGCGACGGCCTCGCCGCCATCAACGGCTCCAACCTCCTCACGGCCATGAGCGCCATCCACATCTTCGACATGAACCGCCTTCTCAAGCAGGCGGAGATCGCCTGCGCCATGACCCTGGAAGCGCTGCTGGCCAACCTCAAGCCCTACGACCTCCGGCTGCACGAGGTTCGCGGCTTCCCGGGCGCCGTCCGGTGCGCGAAGGCCCTCATGAAGTGCATCCAGGGAAGCGACCTCCAGACGGGCAAGCTCAAGATCAAGGTCCAGGACGCCTATTCCATGCGCTCCACCCCGCAGGTCATCGGCGCCGCCCACGACGCCGTGGCCTGGGCGAAACAACAGGTGGAGATCGAGCTGAACGGCGTCGGCGACAACCCCATCTTCCTCCCCGAGTTCAAGCTGACCCTCACGGGGGCCAACTTCCAGGGCTCACCGGTGTCCCTCCCCATGGACCTGGCCGGGGCTGCCCTCACCATGGTCTGCGTCATCTCCGAGCGGCGCCTCAACCGCCTCACCAACCCCGCCCTGAGCGTGGGGCTCCCCCCCTTCCTGACCAAGGGCGCGGGGATGTTCTCCGGGCTGATGCTGAGCCAGTACACCGCCGACTCCCTCATCGTGGAGCAGCGGATCCTTTCCATGCCGGCGTCCATCCAGTCCATCCCGGCCGCGGCGGACCAGGAGGACTTCGTCTCCATGGGCATGAACACCGCCATCAAGAACCACCAGATCATCGACAACGCCTGCGGCGTGCTCGGGATCGAGTTCATCGCGGCGGCCCAGGGCCTCGACTTCCGTGACTTCGGCCACGGCAAGGGCGTGGAGACCGGCCGCCAGGTGGTTCGCAAGCACGTGGCCCATTTGGACGTGGACCGTCCCCTCTACCCCGACCACACCGCGATGAAGGGTGTTGTCCGCTCCTGCGAGATATTGGAGGCCGTCGAGGAAGCCGTCGGGAGCCTGGAGTAAACGAAAGACAGCCGAAAGGACCAAGGGACCAAAGGGACCAAAAGGACATAAAGGACGGCAGAGAGCGACGGCACAGTAGATCCGGTGGGTTCTGTCATGCCCCAGGCTCCCCTTGCCCGTTGGTCCTCTTAGTCCTTCGGGTCCTTTGCCCTTTGGTCCCTTTGGTCCCTTTGGTCCCTTTGGGTCCTTTGTCCTTTGTCCTTTGTCTTTTGCCCTTTGGCGCCGAAGGGTGTGAGGGGTGTCCCGAACCCGAAAAGGAGGGCCGATGGCTTCGCCCGAGTATGGCCGCCGCCCTGATTGCAAAGAGCTTGTCCATGCCAACGACACCGCCTGCAAAAACTGCGGCGCCCCGCTGTCCCCGGAGCTGGTCAAGGTCGAATTGCAGTCGGACGGGTCCTACACCTGCATGAAGAGAATTCTTTGCTTGCGGTTCGTCCTCCCGACAGCTGTTGCGGTCGCGGCCGTCTTTCTGATTGCTCACTGCATTCAGCACGAGACCTGGCTCTCGGAGCATTTCTTTCGGTTCATCCGGGAATCGTGCAGATGAAAGGCATTCGGTTGGTGAGATCTCATCCTTGATGGGGATGATTTCTTCAGCCTGGAGGGCTGAAGGATATTAGCCTGCAGGTGGCGGCCCGGCAGGGTCGACTCCTGCAGGACAGAGCAAGGTTTTTCGGAGACAGGCGCCCGGGAAGGGCGCGGGAGTGATCGCGGGTGATGCGGGATTTGCGGCCCATGGGGTCTTCCTTTGCGAGCGTGGCACCTTGGCGAGAGCCTGTCCGGATCTTGATCTCGCAAAGGCGCAAAGCTCGCAAAGAAAACCGGATGGCCGGGATGTGGCCAAAGGGTACGAAAGTCCGCCTTCACCGGGTCGTTGTACCTCCGGGAGAGACCTTCCGGAGTATCTCTCTCACAGGCAAGGAGAAGAGGCGCCTCCGATTATGGTCAACGGGCCACATCCCTGATCGGCCCGCAGGGATTTTCCCTTGACGCCCCCGCGGCGGCGCGATAAGGTAAGTGAAGATCCGTTCTTCCGCGAGGTGCTTCATGGCGTGGATCCTGTCGCTGGTGTCCCTGGCCCTCCTGGTGTTCTTCCTCCTGCTCCCCGCCTGCCGGGGTGCCGGAAAGGATTCCGGAAACCCGCCCGCCCTGCCCGGTGCCGCGCCCCAGGCGGGAAAGATCGCGGGCGCGCCAGCCCCGGCCACGGGCGGCCTCACCCGGGAGCAGATCGCCGAAAAGCTCCGGACGCTGCGCCAGTCCCCAAAACCCGCCGACCTCAAGATGGGCGCCATGTGCTACGAGATGGCGGCCCCGCCCGACCGGGCCGAGTACGTCTGCCCCGTCTGTCACGAGAAGACCCTCTACGCGGTCAAGGAGGGGGGCGCCAGCTACACGGAGATCGACACCGTCCTCCACGAACTCGACGGCTGCCGGCGCCTGGCCAAGAACCTGCCCGGCCTCGCGGCGTCCATCGACGAGCGGGAGTTCTGCCGGAAGTGCTCGCCGAAGCTCGAGCACCCGGCGATGATCCTGGTCTTCCGCCTCGCGGGGGAGACCTCCGAACGGCGCTTCCGCGGCATCAGCCCCGAGGACCTGACCATCCTGGCGGCCTTCCTGGCGGGGAAGGACCGCTACGATGACGGCCCGACGGGGGAGGTGGCCATCCGGGACTGCGCGGCGCGGATCGAGGAGATTCTGATGAAAGGCCAGTAGAAACCGGGCGCGGCGTTTTTGGCGATAACGAGAGGCGGAGGAAATGGGAGTAATGGGAAGAATGGGAATTATGGGAATTATGGGAGTAATGGGAATGCCTGGAAGCAGGAGATCTTCTCGGTGATGACTCCCAGAACTCCCATAATTCCCATTCTTCTCATTCTTCTCATTTTCTGACACCCCACCACCCTGGAGGTATTCTTCATGCTGTGGCTTGTTTCCATGGCCGTAGCGGCGATCTTCTTCCTTTTCCTCTTCTTCCCCTCCTGCAAGGCGGCGGGCCACGGCGGGGCGCCCGCCGGCCCCGGCGACCCCGGGCCCGGCGTCGCGGGGGAGCCGGGCGGCGGGCAAACGGCGGCCCCCGTGACCGGGAAACTGACCCGCGCGGAGATCGAGGCCCGGCTCCGAAAGCTGGCTGAAAGCCCCCCGCCGAAGAACCTGGGGATGGGAGCCGAGTGCTACAAAATGGCCTCGCCGCCCGCGCGGGTGGAGTACGTCTGCCCGGCCTGCGGCCAGCGGACCCTCTACGCGGAGAGCGAGGGCGTCCCCTGGGCGGTGATGCAGGCCGTCCGGGGCGGCATCGAGGCCTGCCGGCGGCAGGTCGGCGACATCGGCGGCATCCGCTTCACCCTGGACGAGCACGCGTTCTGCCGGAAGTGCGCCCCCGGGGTCAAGGAGCCGGCCCTGGTGCTGGTGTTCCGCCTGCAGGGCGAATCCGGGGACCGGCGCGTCCCGAACGTGACCCCCGAGGACCTGCGGCTCCTCCGCGAATTCCTCGCCGGCAAGGACCGCCACCAGGGCGACAACGACGCCGAGACCCCGCTGCTCGACCACGTCGACCGCCTGCGGGAGATCCTGGTGAAATGACCCGAACCGGGAACAGCGACCCAGCAGGAGGCCTCACGCAAAGGCGCCAAGGCGCAAAGCCTTGCAAAGGAAGGCTGCAGATCATGGGAGGGTTCCCGGTGGCCGAACCCCGCTACCAATCTTCGACCCCTATGGCGGGGCCGGGAACGCCAAGGGCAAGGCTTTCGTCTCACGCTGTCAGGCAATCAAGAGGTCGCCGATGACGATTCAGAACGACAAAACATACGGGGCCGACCCCTCCCCCGCGCCGCTCACCAGCTGCCTGGCGCCTTCGTTCCTGCCGGCCACGGCGGTCCTTGAGATGACCTACCGGTGCAACCACGCCTGCCTCTTCTGCTCCTGCCCGTGGTTCGCCCCCGGCGGCGCCTACGACGTCCGCCCCGAGCTGGACCCCGAGGCGTGGAAGGCCCTCGTCGCCCGGCTCTGCCGCCTCGGCGTGATGAACCTCGCCTTCACCGGCGGCGAGCCCCTGCTCAAGGAAGGCCTCCGGGAGGTCCTGGCGTTCGCCGCCGGCTGCCCGGCCGTCCACGTGGAGACCCGGGACGGGGCCCTGGTGACGGAGGAGAAGCCTCCCAAAGTCCACCTCCTCACCAACGGGAAGCTCCTCACCGACGCGTGGCTGGACTTCTGCGCCGACCGCGGCATCCACGTGGGGATCAGCCTCCCGGGTCTCTCCACCTTCGCCGAGCACACCGCCGGCGGCGACGTCGCCCGGACCGCCGCCCTCTTCGCGAAGACCCGGGAGCGCGGCATTTCCTCCCACGCCGGCGTCACCGTGACCCGGCGCAACCTCCCCGAACTCTACGAGACCCTGGCGGAGTGCCTCCTGAGCGGGGCGGACAGCCTCCTCCTCAACCGCTTCCTGCCGGGGGGCCGCGGCCTGGCGAACGCCGAGGCGCTCTCCCTGGACGCGGACGGCATCCGCCAGATGCTGGAGATCGCCGAGGACGTCCTGGCCGCCGCGG is a window of Acidobacteriota bacterium DNA encoding:
- a CDS encoding DUF1573 domain-containing protein yields the protein MHRFLPLLILSVAAGFTGIAQQPDLPVMFVHRDVVTLKDIRPNSVVPCRFTFSNFGGKPLVIEKVMTSCGCLSAVLSKDTLQPKEEAFLDVVYRAESRRIVTSHKITLITNDPTRQEALLTLQVNVEPDLEWEPSVFELDWPPNVSYTGQITLRSSHGPLNIKRVASEKDYLKVEVARKEGNTAIVQFTVPTGKEYVSSNYVFIETDSKDFPVVQVLVYFKKPPEYLFEGEKVDFDLFENTPPPVYKVTMSRADGSKIKIDSIWCSQKEFLVKILKNDAKTCEFEITIDKGMRAGPCDGYLNIMTDKGKVHFAVPCNIRKQ
- a CDS encoding aromatic amino acid lyase; translation: MAIVLDGSGLSVEKLVRIARHGEKVELAPEALGRIQTCRAMLEEKVKAHEIMYGVNTGIGEFSEVVLNDEQVLQFQKYLIYNHAAGIGDPAPIEYVRGAMAGRINVHAHGLSGCRPEITQTFVEMLNKGVTPVVCQKGSVGACGDLAPMSQIALLLMGEGEAYYQGEKLPGLVAMQRAGIPVPGLQARDGLAAINGSNLLTAMSAIHIFDMNRLLKQAEIACAMTLEALLANLKPYDLRLHEVRGFPGAVRCAKALMKCIQGSDLQTGKLKIKVQDAYSMRSTPQVIGAAHDAVAWAKQQVEIELNGVGDNPIFLPEFKLTLTGANFQGSPVSLPMDLAGAALTMVCVISERRLNRLTNPALSVGLPPFLTKGAGMFSGLMLSQYTADSLIVEQRILSMPASIQSIPAAADQEDFVSMGMNTAIKNHQIIDNACGVLGIEFIAAAQGLDFRDFGHGKGVETGRQVVRKHVAHLDVDRPLYPDHTAMKGVVRSCEILEAVEEAVGSLE
- a CDS encoding nicotinamide mononucleotide transporter, coding for MEFLFTVKLAGLPLIEVAAFVLGVGNLWLIVRQNIWNWPVGLALVTLYFWIFGYQRIYASMGLQVFFFALQIYGWYQWLHGGAGGGARTVTRLDARLARVLLGISAAGTAALAVLLVHTADPAPIPDSAATVLSLAAQWMMARKILEHWLVWIAVDVLTIGFSLYTGLYPTAALYTVFLVLCVRGFGEWRRTLPAPGPPTPAMGPEGLGREPGR
- a CDS encoding radical SAM protein: MTIQNDKTYGADPSPAPLTSCLAPSFLPATAVLEMTYRCNHACLFCSCPWFAPGGAYDVRPELDPEAWKALVARLCRLGVMNLAFTGGEPLLKEGLREVLAFAAGCPAVHVETRDGALVTEEKPPKVHLLTNGKLLTDAWLDFCADRGIHVGISLPGLSTFAEHTAGGDVARTAALFAKTRERGISSHAGVTVTRRNLPELYETLAECLLSGADSLLLNRFLPGGRGLANAEALSLDADGIRQMLEIAEDVLAAAGRSGNTGTEIPLCLVDPARYPHVKVGVRCSAALDFFAVDPSGYLRVCNHSPVRLAHADHLDSVKDHPWWRRFVLRDYLPAACAPCPDAGRCDAGCREAAHIARGAVDALDPVLADPPPGVSKTP
- a CDS encoding DUF1573 domain-containing protein; this translates as MKRSVRWTLMVGLILTLSLGVLAQGEAAATPQAPPAEQGAPRIKLDRLIHDFKDVKPALELNTEFTLSNTGTALLEIRDVRTTCGCTVPALAKRMLGPGESTTMTVKLRPPNTAGLVDKKINITTNDPNLPQVQLSLLANVVVDVVVEPQFVRFDGVSRTEPAQMDVWLTPKVFEKFQITELKSESPYVTVTQTSENSRIHLVIKLDAPAVPPSSSEFMNTLIHLKTTSETHPDILLPVNIRFTPEFSAIPQRLQVYMKATDKVITRDIIVKHANEKPFNISAVRSSNAFVKPEVTKNDQGSNVISVTIEAQPNVPLIQGIVTVEMAAKTIAVPFRVNVDSGQAVPPGPRPQPVVSPAPPPAPGK
- a CDS encoding glycosyltransferase, encoding MSVIVPCYRSHETLRGLLEALESELAGTGAEIIVADSSGDGEARRVSQAFPTVRVLESARRMYPGEARNAGAAAARHPWLLFIDSDCLPAEGWGGTLRRLTVEGGGKVFAGAVRNGTPRSLRGSLQFYVEFSQFTPLTPRGARQFAPSYLLLVPREAFLACGGFPGAYLSAEDLVFCLRLRDKGFDIEFIPEWSVLHLNRTHFRVVFRHFGRLGFWSGRVRRHYPRMRGGWLRWCPFLIPLVSLQRWVRLLPRLARDRSAGACCRLAVLLLALPAYLAWGGGFTSGLYASKPAEDSGAGRG
- a CDS encoding tetratricopeptide repeat protein, whose translation is MDGLFLLVLLAGFCLFLPSLRYDFVFDDHQLVTGNPAVKEIKWAARDLVKIGYRPVRTLSYSLDYLVAGFSPWFFHLSNLLWHLLVMGMAWLVLKEIVEDRWVARVAMLLFAVHPVHIDAVAYVSGRRDLLSAFFTLLALYAYIRFYRDRRVRWWPLILVASALAFLSKEMGIVIPLLIFLYDWSRRVADTPTDGRWKALKAVGAALRQGWWYYGLLAVGGLFFVWKVLSGTYTGRVGWWGGTVVTNALTSAKLLCNDVFLMLFPFRLRADYSYDAFPVARTPFDLLGWLAVLAVIVLVWQAWRVLAGGRFTPGFWGLWFLVSLLPVLHLVPHHELFAEHYLYLPSIGLCVAAAWYLRKAARRAPGWAGALVCGVTVAFTIATLAHMGVYADEESLRLDVLSKAPACVRANLAMGDRHFNEGKKLFEENNPWGARQAFEKAAEFYERIAAVPPEYVLEGLPPEKIARLRNLGTESGYERVHREVMYHARAFINLGNIRESLGDRVKARENYLRALDLGSQTDLIYNRLGSLTAEEGKLEEALDWFRKAMALKPNNPDLLTNMGVAFCGLKQWAQARRYLERAVAVDPGYALAHYYFAMVLVQTGETPGRAIYHLRRALDLKLDPRVAPDARKLLETLRGKAPKPAPAATPGPLATPAPPPPSAR